In a genomic window of Cytobacillus sp. FSL H8-0458:
- a CDS encoding IS110 family transposase, with protein sequence MNPVIGLDVSKGESQVQAFLDKGKPYRKSFSIKHNTDGLGSLLEFLHEVESSAGSHQPTVVLESTGHYHFPVIQFLEEQSFVYIVVNPLISHRAKSSSLRKVKTDAIDAYHLCELFYKEELEPYKKRGIQLLNLRNLTRQQESIAEVSAQTKIQLHTLLDQVFPEYRGVFGSLYSKVSLLTLLAFPTSEVVLSVSEREITEKIASLCMSRSDAWANEKAKKLREAALRNPFQNNLYQSNIFNLELLVKIVLQYQEHLSKIAVEIDALAKEIEEYHILQSIPGIGEKIAATIISEIGEIDRFNDAKKLVAFAGVDPSVFSSGKFTASVNRITKRGSSRLRHALYMAVQSGIRDARKKKTTDEIIARNKKLREFYDKKREEGKPFRVAVIACVNKLLHWIFALLKSRTIFQDTD encoded by the coding sequence ATGAATCCAGTCATTGGCCTGGATGTATCAAAAGGAGAGAGTCAGGTTCAAGCATTTTTAGACAAAGGCAAACCGTATCGGAAGAGCTTTAGTATCAAGCACAATACCGATGGTTTAGGTAGTTTATTAGAGTTCCTTCATGAAGTAGAAAGTTCAGCTGGTAGTCATCAGCCAACGGTGGTTTTAGAATCAACAGGACATTACCATTTTCCTGTAATTCAATTTCTTGAGGAGCAAAGTTTTGTTTATATTGTTGTCAATCCTCTTATCTCCCATCGAGCCAAAAGTTCGAGTTTGCGGAAGGTAAAAACAGATGCAATTGATGCTTACCACCTTTGCGAGCTGTTTTATAAAGAAGAGTTAGAGCCTTATAAAAAAAGAGGAATTCAACTTTTAAATCTTCGTAATCTAACAAGACAACAAGAAAGTATTGCCGAAGTATCAGCACAGACGAAAATACAGCTGCATACCCTTTTGGATCAGGTATTTCCTGAATATAGAGGAGTTTTTGGAAGTTTATATTCCAAAGTCTCATTGCTTACATTATTAGCATTTCCTACTTCAGAAGTAGTGTTAAGTGTGAGTGAAAGAGAAATAACAGAGAAAATAGCTTCGCTATGTATGAGTCGTTCAGATGCATGGGCAAACGAAAAGGCTAAAAAATTAAGGGAAGCAGCCCTTCGTAATCCGTTTCAAAACAACCTCTACCAGAGTAATATTTTTAATCTAGAGTTATTAGTCAAGATCGTTCTTCAATACCAAGAGCATCTATCTAAAATTGCAGTTGAAATAGATGCCCTCGCTAAAGAAATTGAAGAATATCATATACTTCAGTCTATCCCTGGAATTGGAGAGAAAATCGCCGCCACGATTATTTCCGAAATTGGTGAGATAGATCGGTTCAATGATGCCAAAAAGCTCGTTGCATTCGCTGGAGTGGATCCTAGTGTTTTCTCTTCTGGTAAGTTTACCGCATCAGTAAATCGAATTACCAAACGAGGTTCTAGCAGGCTTCGTCATGCCTTGTATATGGCTGTTCAAAGTGGTATTCGTGATGCTCGTAAAAAGAAAACAACTGATGAAATCATCGCACGCAATAAAAAATTAAGGGAGTTTTACGATAAGAAACGGGAAGAAGGAAAACCCTTTAGAGTAGCAGTTATTGCATGTGTTAATAAGCTCTTACATTGGATTTTTGCCTTACTAAAAAGCAGAACTATTTTCCAAGATACAGATTAA
- a CDS encoding MFS transporter has protein sequence MRTMIALFGNRNFLKLFLASFTSQMGGTIGITALMFYLLNRYSEKPAYATVTELMLSLPTLAVFFLVGVFADRLDRQRVAKNCDWICAVLSILMLLALVIDVMPIVFTLLFLRGAVKSFFYPAQSSIVQGILDEKEYPAAAGLNQMVASLFVLFGSGIGIISYWSIGIEGAILIDALSFIASGLLIHLCRISEDIRLPNGKHSFKDLKIRLVLDDFKEGLLYIKRHKLLLTLVSGFVVFGILNGGLSVMQVFILKYKLSPTNYEEISIILGFVFGSGVLAGSLLASSLSHKLKLQTILISALLAAGGATILSSIVNNVWLYMLCTAGVALAIPMINVAIGGWMPKIVDPKMMGRVQGCVNPLMMFSQTLTLLFIAALYPVILTVESLYWLVGGCLIVVGFFYMIALPKFNISTVNKTASSVLER, from the coding sequence ATGAGAACCATGATAGCTCTATTTGGAAATAGAAATTTTTTAAAATTATTCCTGGCATCCTTTACATCCCAAATGGGAGGAACAATTGGCATAACTGCCCTTATGTTTTATTTACTTAATCGATATTCTGAAAAACCAGCATATGCCACTGTGACTGAACTGATGCTATCTTTACCCACTTTAGCTGTTTTCTTTCTTGTAGGTGTATTTGCAGATCGCCTGGACAGACAGCGAGTCGCCAAGAATTGTGACTGGATCTGTGCTGTATTATCCATCCTTATGCTCCTTGCCTTAGTAATTGATGTGATGCCAATAGTCTTTACGCTTCTTTTTCTTAGAGGGGCTGTAAAAAGCTTTTTTTATCCAGCTCAATCATCAATTGTACAAGGCATACTGGACGAAAAAGAGTATCCTGCCGCAGCTGGATTGAATCAAATGGTTGCCAGTTTGTTTGTACTCTTCGGAAGTGGAATCGGGATAATTAGTTATTGGTCAATTGGTATAGAAGGAGCAATATTAATAGATGCATTAAGCTTCATTGCAAGCGGGCTACTTATACATTTATGCAGAATTTCGGAAGACATCAGATTACCGAATGGAAAACACTCTTTTAAGGATTTAAAAATTAGGCTTGTTTTGGATGATTTCAAGGAGGGCTTACTTTATATAAAAAGGCACAAACTACTTCTTACTCTGGTTTCCGGGTTTGTTGTATTCGGTATTTTAAATGGAGGATTGTCCGTTATGCAGGTTTTCATCTTAAAATACAAGCTTAGCCCGACAAATTATGAGGAGATATCTATAATATTGGGATTTGTATTTGGGTCGGGAGTTTTGGCTGGAAGCTTACTTGCGTCAAGTCTTTCACATAAATTAAAGCTCCAGACCATCTTAATTTCAGCTCTACTGGCTGCAGGGGGAGCCACTATTTTGAGTTCCATAGTAAATAATGTATGGCTTTATATGTTGTGCACTGCAGGAGTGGCGCTTGCAATACCTATGATAAATGTCGCAATAGGAGGGTGGATGCCTAAAATTGTTGATCCAAAAATGATGGGAAGAGTACAAGGGTGTGTTAATCCTTTAATGATGTTTTCACAAACCTTAACTCTTCTTTTTATTGCTGCACTTTACCCGGTTATTTTAACTGTTGAATCACTATATTGGCTGGTAGGAGGTTGTTTGATAGTTGTAGGTTTCTTTTACATGATCGCTTTACCCAAATTTAATATAAGCACAGTAAATAAAACTGCCAGCTCAGTATTAGAAAGGTAA
- a CDS encoding cupin domain-containing protein has protein sequence MYYTPYTHQNPYYANVPAHTYGNAAGYWAYPNDLAFSSYRSFYGDSREVLKDYGSNPFVININEAAKQNNTYRTALWTGNHLQVTLMSLNAGEDIGLEIHPDVDQFLRIEQGQGIVQMGKSKDNLSFQWRVFDDSAIMIPAGMWHNFTNTGNVPLKLYSIYAPPNHPFGTVHKTKADAMAMEEGPANGNGKTATFGKTPDEWVRHTEFLVKEGLEDVKRGINMTHILQEFILMGVLVGKGYSPEKAYETVEEWERTGKSKLLQESKNM, from the coding sequence ATGTATTATACGCCCTATACTCATCAAAATCCTTATTATGCAAATGTACCAGCGCATACTTACGGAAATGCTGCTGGTTATTGGGCTTATCCCAATGATTTGGCATTCAGTTCTTATCGTTCATTTTATGGTGATAGCAGAGAAGTATTAAAAGATTATGGTTCTAACCCATTTGTTATAAATATCAATGAGGCCGCCAAACAGAACAACACGTATCGTACTGCTCTTTGGACAGGAAATCATTTGCAGGTTACACTAATGAGTCTTAATGCTGGTGAAGATATCGGATTGGAAATTCACCCTGATGTGGATCAATTCTTACGTATTGAACAAGGTCAGGGAATTGTTCAAATGGGCAAAAGTAAAGATAATTTAAGTTTCCAATGGAGAGTCTTCGATGACTCTGCTATTATGATACCTGCTGGAATGTGGCACAATTTCACAAACACAGGAAATGTTCCGTTGAAACTATACTCCATCTATGCCCCGCCAAACCATCCATTTGGTACCGTTCATAAAACGAAGGCAGATGCAATGGCTATGGAAGAAGGTCCCGCTAATGGAAATGGGAAAACAGCAACTTTCGGAAAGACACCAGATGAATGGGTAAGACATACGGAGTTTTTGGTAAAAGAAGGCTTGGAGGACGTTAAAAGAGGAATTAATATGACACACATTCTTCAAGAGTTTATTCTAATGGGAGTTCTTGTAGGGAAGGGGTATTCCCCTGAAAAAGCATATGAAACAGTAGAAGAATGGGAACGCACAGGAAAATCCAAACTTCTTCAGGAAAGCAAAAATATGTAG
- the shc gene encoding squalene--hopene cyclase, translating to MTKTAAGMKRLIAALRKDQSPDGSWNYPFETGISTDAYMIILLRTLEMHDEKLIQGLAARILSKQEENGAWKLFEDEPDGNANATLEAYYGLLYSGYIEKEDARMKAAKKFIREHGGLESANVITKIMLASTGQYQWPESFPIPIEIMLLPLSFPFNFYQFSVYGRVNLAPILILSEKKFSLQTKNSPDLSDLLTTRARWEIQPEYRSLFSFLKEGVEELLGLPEQLHSLAMDRAKNYMLERIEPDGTFYSYFSSTFLMVFALLSLGYSKDEPVIKNAVAGLKSLRSDIDGLPHIQYANASIWNTSLINTALQLAGVSSNDPAVRKANTYLLKRQHVKFGDWAIHSPHAKPGGWGFSHVNTLNPDVDDTTASLRAIARSVEDNSEYQDAWDRGIQWLVSMQNEDGGWPSFERNTENPWLPFLPVEKGEYMFGDPASADLTGRTLEFLGNYTNLPAADPLVKNAVNWLFGNQEQDGSWYGRWGICYIYGTWASVTGLAAAGHSNHPSVRKACDWLKKIQNEDGGWGESCLSDSQNSYVPLNASTLTDTAWAIDAIIAAVDQPTEQIQKGIQYLLNSLDKEDWTTAYPKGQALAGSYYIHYHSYRYIFPLIALAHYHGKFGE from the coding sequence ATGACCAAAACCGCTGCTGGCATGAAGCGTCTCATTGCCGCTTTAAGAAAAGACCAATCCCCTGATGGTTCATGGAATTATCCTTTTGAAACCGGCATTTCAACAGACGCTTATATGATTATTTTATTAAGGACATTGGAGATGCATGATGAAAAATTAATTCAGGGACTGGCTGCAAGGATCTTAAGCAAACAGGAAGAAAATGGTGCCTGGAAGCTTTTTGAGGATGAACCGGATGGAAATGCAAATGCCACGCTGGAGGCTTATTATGGACTTCTTTATTCGGGTTATATCGAGAAGGAAGACGCCAGGATGAAAGCTGCGAAAAAATTTATACGGGAGCACGGCGGTTTAGAGAGCGCAAATGTTATTACCAAAATTATGCTAGCCTCTACGGGACAATACCAATGGCCGGAATCCTTTCCTATTCCCATTGAGATTATGCTTCTGCCCCTGTCCTTTCCTTTCAATTTTTATCAGTTTTCAGTGTATGGGCGTGTGAATCTCGCGCCGATTCTGATTCTTTCCGAGAAAAAATTCAGCCTCCAAACAAAAAACAGCCCTGACCTTTCAGACTTACTAACAACAAGAGCCCGGTGGGAGATTCAGCCCGAATACCGCTCTTTATTTTCATTCCTAAAAGAAGGCGTTGAAGAGCTTTTGGGTCTGCCGGAACAGCTCCACTCATTGGCAATGGACCGGGCGAAGAATTATATGCTCGAGCGGATTGAGCCGGATGGGACCTTTTATAGTTATTTCAGCTCAACCTTTTTAATGGTTTTTGCGCTCCTGTCCCTTGGTTATTCCAAGGATGAGCCCGTTATAAAAAATGCGGTTGCTGGGCTGAAATCGCTCCGGTCAGATATAGACGGCCTCCCTCATATACAATACGCAAACGCCAGTATATGGAATACTTCTCTCATAAACACAGCACTCCAATTAGCGGGTGTTTCTTCGAATGACCCTGCAGTAAGGAAAGCAAACACCTATTTACTGAAGCGTCAGCATGTAAAGTTTGGGGACTGGGCGATCCATAGCCCCCATGCAAAGCCGGGCGGATGGGGATTTTCCCATGTCAACACCCTCAACCCGGATGTCGATGACACCACAGCTTCATTGAGGGCGATCGCCAGGAGTGTCGAGGACAATTCAGAATATCAGGATGCATGGGATCGCGGCATTCAGTGGCTGGTATCCATGCAGAATGAGGATGGGGGATGGCCTTCCTTTGAAAGAAATACCGAAAATCCATGGCTCCCCTTCCTTCCGGTTGAAAAGGGTGAATATATGTTTGGAGACCCAGCCTCAGCAGACCTGACCGGGAGAACGCTGGAGTTTTTGGGGAACTATACGAATCTCCCGGCTGCTGACCCTTTGGTAAAAAACGCGGTTAACTGGCTGTTCGGTAATCAGGAACAAGACGGCTCCTGGTATGGCAGATGGGGCATTTGCTATATTTACGGGACATGGGCATCCGTCACAGGGCTTGCTGCGGCAGGCCATTCCAACCATCCTTCTGTCAGGAAGGCTTGTGATTGGCTGAAGAAAATACAAAACGAGGATGGAGGCTGGGGAGAATCCTGCCTCAGCGACAGCCAAAACTCATATGTTCCCTTGAACGCAAGTACCCTTACAGACACGGCGTGGGCGATTGATGCTATAATTGCAGCGGTAGACCAGCCAACTGAACAGATCCAAAAAGGAATTCAGTACTTGCTGAACTCGCTCGATAAAGAGGATTGGACGACTGCCTATCCGAAAGGGCAGGCCCTGGCCGGAAGCTATTATATTCATTATCATAGCTACCGTTATATCTTTCCGCTTATAGCTTTGGCTCATTATCATGGGAAGTTCGGGGAATGA
- a CDS encoding ABC transporter ATP-binding protein, whose protein sequence is MQEIIKTTNLTKIYGKQKSVDNLNISVKQGDIYGFLGRNGAGKTTTIRMLLGLIKPTHGKIEIFGEDLSRNKKSILKRIGSIVEVPGFYGNLTARENLKINAKIIGVYKKNAIEEALEIVGLEKETQKLVGKYSLGMKQRLGIARSLLHYPELLILDEPTNGLDPIGIKEMRRLIKNLAEERKITLLISSHILSEIEQLVDHLGIIHEGKLLEETEFDKLRKKNRKFLEFQVSNDNKATMLLESHFRIFDYEVHDEGNIRIFSHIGEQGAINKLFVQNDIEVNKIMLSEDRLEDYFTKLVGGGNIG, encoded by the coding sequence ATGCAAGAGATCATTAAAACGACGAATTTAACAAAAATATATGGAAAACAAAAGTCGGTTGATAATCTTAATATATCGGTGAAACAAGGGGATATATACGGATTCCTGGGAAGAAATGGTGCTGGTAAAACAACGACTATACGAATGTTATTGGGCTTAATAAAGCCTACACATGGGAAGATAGAGATATTTGGCGAAGATTTATCCAGAAATAAAAAAAGTATTTTAAAAAGGATTGGCTCAATTGTTGAAGTACCTGGTTTCTATGGAAACCTTACAGCCAGAGAAAATCTTAAAATAAACGCAAAAATTATCGGAGTATACAAAAAAAATGCAATTGAAGAAGCATTAGAGATTGTAGGATTAGAAAAAGAAACCCAAAAGCTTGTGGGCAAATATTCTTTAGGTATGAAACAAAGACTTGGCATCGCCAGATCTCTTTTACATTACCCAGAGCTCTTAATATTAGATGAACCAACGAACGGCTTGGACCCAATAGGTATTAAAGAAATGAGACGACTAATTAAAAACTTGGCTGAAGAAAGAAAGATTACACTTCTAATATCAAGCCACATATTATCTGAAATTGAACAATTAGTGGACCATTTGGGAATTATCCATGAGGGCAAGTTATTAGAGGAAACAGAATTTGATAAGCTCCGAAAGAAGAACCGAAAATTCCTTGAATTTCAAGTATCTAATGATAACAAAGCTACAATGCTTCTGGAAAGTCATTTCCGGATTTTTGATTATGAAGTACACGATGAGGGAAACATTCGAATTTTTTCACATATTGGAGAGCAGGGGGCTATCAATAAATTATTTGTTCAGAACGATATAGAAGTAAATAAAATTATGCTCAGTGAAGACAGGTTAGAAGATTATTTCACAAAATTGGTGGGAGGTGGGAACATTGGTTAA
- a CDS encoding undecaprenyl-diphosphatase encodes MSFWEINISAFRMVNDLGKEYQFLDSTVILIAEYTVFVLALVMLGYWFTRTHKNRMMVIQAMIAFIAAEIIGKAAGLFYGNNQPFAVLPNVNKLVDHAVDNSFPSDHTILFFSIAFSFWLVHKKTGWIWILLAFIVGISRIWAGLHYPFDIAAGAIIAIISAFLSKWLVPKLGFIKNILAIYEKGEGYILPRKEKTKNF; translated from the coding sequence ATGTCTTTTTGGGAGATAAACATTTCCGCTTTTCGTATGGTAAATGATTTAGGTAAGGAATATCAATTTCTTGATTCAACTGTGATCCTGATTGCTGAATATACAGTTTTCGTTTTAGCCCTAGTGATGCTGGGATACTGGTTTACCCGCACACATAAAAATAGGATGATGGTCATTCAAGCTATGATTGCTTTCATTGCAGCTGAAATTATTGGGAAGGCTGCTGGCCTATTTTATGGCAATAATCAGCCTTTTGCTGTTCTGCCAAACGTTAACAAACTTGTAGATCATGCAGTAGATAATTCTTTTCCCAGCGACCATACTATTTTATTTTTTTCAATTGCTTTCTCATTTTGGCTTGTTCACAAAAAAACAGGATGGATCTGGATATTACTTGCGTTTATTGTAGGAATCTCACGTATATGGGCAGGCCTGCATTACCCTTTTGATATAGCTGCAGGAGCTATTATAGCCATTATTTCAGCTTTTTTATCCAAGTGGCTTGTACCGAAGCTGGGATTTATTAAAAACATCCTTGCTATATATGAAAAAGGTGAAGGGTACATTCTTCCTCGTAAAGAGAAGACTAAAAATTTTTAA
- a CDS encoding DUF2515 family protein: protein MNWLKEELKKGAAVHKPVNLSDEEKWILGQVKRETKEWNLNNVTRTKAYLDFYRQHPEVHWAFLAHMVSRNGGWNMTDLKGEILSRLLSDRERHSLFSFLERGNWLIFQDAYPQLLIYRESVKRNRPLFSLFSHLNISFFMETVWSCFWKRKDPYILTTAFIINEQSYIEKRVLQNSFYKQEVFQKLEFKLQELLSLNHILFPFEKNGATHLKGQTVNQFESLNERITLGKRLYDVLFKDKEVHALTEQWAYAHPHTGSRKDYWPHIFNDVHEGLPGEQYQFQLKSCQIRPGGRRIYSPTLESAWKNVNQPEAEPGDWFENDHVLECFLKLDDKVHGEIRQTYCQTLERLELAALAKKAVWN from the coding sequence ATGAACTGGTTAAAAGAAGAATTGAAGAAAGGGGCAGCAGTGCACAAGCCGGTAAATCTTTCAGATGAAGAAAAATGGATTTTGGGTCAGGTAAAAAGGGAGACAAAAGAATGGAACCTAAATAATGTTACCCGGACAAAAGCCTATCTGGATTTCTACCGGCAGCATCCGGAAGTCCATTGGGCGTTTTTGGCCCATATGGTTTCCCGCAATGGCGGCTGGAATATGACTGATTTAAAAGGGGAGATCCTGTCCCGATTATTATCGGATCGAGAAAGACACTCCTTATTTTCTTTTCTGGAAAGAGGGAACTGGCTCATTTTTCAGGATGCCTATCCGCAATTATTAATTTACCGGGAAAGCGTGAAAAGGAACCGGCCATTATTTTCCCTGTTTTCTCATCTTAATATATCCTTCTTCATGGAAACAGTCTGGAGCTGTTTTTGGAAAAGGAAGGATCCTTACATTCTGACAACTGCTTTTATCATAAATGAACAAAGTTATATAGAAAAAAGGGTGCTTCAAAATTCTTTTTATAAACAGGAGGTGTTTCAAAAGCTTGAATTTAAGCTGCAGGAACTTCTGTCCTTGAATCACATCCTTTTCCCCTTTGAAAAGAATGGAGCTACACATTTGAAGGGCCAGACTGTGAACCAGTTTGAATCACTGAACGAGCGGATTACATTAGGGAAAAGGCTGTACGATGTTCTTTTTAAGGACAAAGAGGTGCATGCCCTTACGGAACAATGGGCGTATGCACATCCTCATACCGGATCAAGAAAAGATTATTGGCCGCATATCTTTAATGATGTCCATGAAGGTCTTCCTGGAGAGCAATATCAATTTCAATTAAAGTCGTGCCAGATTCGGCCGGGCGGACGGCGTATTTATAGCCCTACCCTTGAAAGCGCCTGGAAAAATGTGAACCAGCCTGAAGCAGAACCAGGGGATTGGTTTGAAAATGATCACGTTTTGGAGTGTTTTCTGAAGCTGGACGATAAGGTTCATGGGGAAATCCGGCAAACATACTGTCAAACACTTGAAAGGCTGGAGCTTGCTGCTCTTGCGAAAAAAGCTGTTTGGAATTAA
- a CDS encoding ABC transporter permease, with translation MVNLLYTEFLKLKRSKMQLISTVGASVVPLMVVIASYIQMKTEKPSPIIEFHELFSNANLYTILVVGVPLYGVVAAYIFNREYMDDTLKNLLTIPVSRVNLILSKLLLLFMWILFLTLVSWGLTLILGVLLQFQGLSKSLISESFLQFLLGGILLFALSTPIVLITVVLKNYVPTIIFTILVTLINIMTANSEHRGLFPWAAAGDISMNTLLPTYPPEYSYMGIALFSIFGFVSLLIYFNKIDIH, from the coding sequence TTGGTTAATCTCTTATATACAGAGTTTTTAAAACTTAAAAGGTCTAAGATGCAACTAATAAGTACAGTTGGAGCTTCAGTAGTACCTCTTATGGTAGTCATCGCATCCTATATACAGATGAAAACAGAGAAGCCTTCTCCTATTATAGAATTTCACGAACTTTTCAGCAATGCAAACTTATACACAATCCTAGTAGTTGGAGTTCCGCTGTATGGAGTGGTTGCTGCTTATATTTTTAACCGGGAATATATGGATGACACTTTAAAAAACCTTTTAACAATACCCGTTTCACGAGTGAATCTCATTCTCAGTAAACTCCTGCTGCTTTTTATGTGGATACTCTTTTTAACTCTAGTTTCGTGGGGGCTAACTTTAATACTAGGTGTGCTGCTGCAATTCCAAGGTCTCAGTAAATCGCTAATCTCAGAATCATTTCTGCAATTTCTTTTAGGTGGCATTTTGTTATTTGCTTTATCAACGCCTATTGTTTTAATTACCGTAGTTTTAAAGAATTACGTGCCAACAATAATCTTTACCATATTGGTCACTCTGATAAATATCATGACTGCTAATTCAGAACATAGAGGGTTGTTTCCTTGGGCAGCAGCAGGAGACATATCCATGAACACGCTTCTTCCTACTTATCCTCCAGAGTACTCCTATATGGGAATTGCTTTGTTTTCGATCTTTGGATTTGTTTCATTACTCATCTATTTTAACAAAATAGATATACATTAA
- a CDS encoding 4'-phosphopantetheinyl transferase family protein, with protein sequence MEIYAVRIRDMCLKEVNNICSSFSSEKKYTLEKYTNKLDRIRSLLGELLIRTVAINRLRIDNNSLTFDKNQFGKPFLKGYPKFHFNISHSGDYVVCAISNSLIGIDIEKINQIDYEAIAKDFFSSPEYLYITQNDKHNNLKKFYNIWTLKESFIKCCGIGLSMPLDTFTIIKNHNHIRVASAKGEFKTRYYFKLFDIDREYKLAVCSLDRTFPEKVTLINQESLITNYYNLVSNGGLA encoded by the coding sequence ATGGAGATATACGCTGTTAGGATTAGGGATATGTGCCTGAAGGAAGTGAACAATATCTGCTCATCATTTTCTTCAGAAAAAAAATACACATTAGAGAAATATACCAATAAGTTGGATAGAATTCGAAGTCTTCTTGGAGAATTACTGATTAGGACGGTTGCGATTAATAGATTACGTATAGACAATAACAGTTTGACTTTTGATAAAAACCAGTTTGGTAAACCTTTTTTGAAAGGTTATCCAAAGTTCCATTTCAATATATCCCACTCTGGAGATTATGTAGTTTGCGCTATCAGTAATTCACTAATTGGAATAGACATTGAAAAAATTAATCAAATTGATTATGAAGCCATTGCAAAAGACTTTTTCTCTTCACCAGAGTATCTGTATATAACTCAAAACGATAAGCATAATAATTTGAAAAAGTTCTATAATATTTGGACATTAAAAGAAAGCTTTATAAAGTGCTGCGGTATTGGATTATCTATGCCTTTAGATACATTCACAATCATCAAAAATCATAACCATATTAGGGTGGCTTCTGCCAAAGGAGAGTTCAAAACCAGATATTACTTTAAATTATTTGATATAGACCGTGAGTATAAGTTGGCGGTTTGCTCATTAGATAGAACTTTTCCAGAAAAAGTTACGTTAATTAATCAGGAAAGCCTGATCACTAATTATTATAATCTTGTCTCAAATGGAGGGTTAGCTTAA
- a CDS encoding GIY-YIG nuclease family protein, translating to MERKRELKQQFKETTIEAGVYQIKNTVNNKIFIKSTNNLKSLNGVRFSLETNGYMPNRELQEEWNQFGKEAFEISVLEKLKKKDVPYFNEKEALEKLEEKWLEELQPFGDKGYN from the coding sequence ATGGAACGCAAACGAGAATTAAAGCAGCAGTTTAAAGAAACGACCATTGAAGCAGGGGTTTATCAAATAAAGAATACAGTGAACAATAAAATCTTCATTAAAAGTACGAATAACTTAAAAAGCTTGAATGGGGTCAGATTCTCACTTGAAACAAACGGCTATATGCCTAATCGGGAGCTGCAGGAAGAATGGAATCAGTTTGGGAAAGAGGCTTTTGAAATCAGCGTTCTGGAGAAGCTGAAGAAGAAGGATGTTCCCTATTTTAACGAGAAGGAAGCTCTGGAGAAGCTGGAGGAAAAGTGGCTGGAGGAACTGCAGCCATTTGGTGATAAAGGTTATAATTAG
- a CDS encoding DUF2087 domain-containing protein, translating to MELSNQFWNSSLEEIKQGYIEEKEVYTCLLCGEKTEKGIVYPYKDRFYDAERYMRIHIETEHISIFDYLLSMDKKLTGLTDHQKSLVQLFYQGKSDKDIQKELDMGSTSTIRHHRFALKEKERQAKTFLAIMELLKEKDEHAPAFVPVHKTATMVDDRYNITGEEQEKILKKYFPEGDGMPLAKFPPREKQRLIVLREIASRLKPEHSYGEKELKHALKAIYEDYALIRRYLIDYGFLDRKPDGSEYWIKK from the coding sequence ATGGAATTATCAAATCAATTCTGGAACTCTTCTTTGGAGGAGATTAAGCAGGGTTACATTGAAGAAAAAGAAGTATACACTTGCTTGTTATGCGGGGAAAAGACGGAAAAAGGGATTGTCTACCCATATAAAGATCGATTTTACGATGCGGAACGGTATATGCGCATTCATATTGAAACAGAGCATATTTCGATTTTTGACTATCTGCTTTCAATGGATAAGAAGCTTACAGGGCTCACAGATCATCAGAAAAGTCTTGTGCAGCTTTTTTATCAGGGGAAAAGCGATAAGGACATTCAGAAGGAACTGGACATGGGCAGCACTTCAACCATACGCCATCACCGCTTTGCCTTAAAAGAAAAGGAACGTCAGGCGAAGACCTTCCTCGCGATCATGGAATTGCTGAAGGAAAAGGATGAGCACGCACCAGCGTTCGTGCCGGTCCATAAAACAGCCACGATGGTAGATGACCGCTACAACATTACAGGGGAGGAACAGGAGAAAATCCTAAAGAAATACTTCCCTGAGGGCGACGGTATGCCCCTCGCAAAGTTTCCGCCAAGAGAGAAGCAAAGGCTGATTGTGCTGCGGGAAATTGCCAGCCGGCTGAAGCCTGAACACTCATATGGAGAGAAAGAGTTAAAACATGCACTAAAGGCCATTTATGAGGACTATGCTTTGATCAGAAGGTATTTGATCGATTATGGGTTTTTAGACCGAAAGCCCGATGGCAGCGAGTATTGGATTAAAAAATAG